The Spartobacteria bacterium nucleotide sequence ACGGCACCACCCTTCTGGTAGGTGACATTGGTTGAATAACTCATGTTATTTGATGCAATGATGGTTAGATCAATAGGAGCAACCCACCCAGTAACCGGTTTGAACGACACGGTGTGCGTTCCCGCGACGGAGGTCAATATTTGTGCCGAGTTCTGCCAATCGCCACCGTTTAGCGACCACTGAGCACCCGCATCCACAACATCAGACGGCAGAATCGTAACCTGTATTGTCGGGGGTATCTGTATCTGAGAATCGGTTACAGGCTCCATGGCCACAGAACCATGCGGCAGCGCGGCATTCAACCATTGTCGATTCCAATCCTTGGAATACGTAAAATCCTGCGCGCCATAGGGCTGGTGATAGGCATTAAAGGGATAGCGATTCGTAACAGCCTGACCATCATCCATGCGGATATAATTCACCAGACCGGCGGTTTCCCCGTCAATGGCTTCATTCATCACGCCAACGATTTGGCTGGGGGTTCTCGCCACCGACCAGACGCGCACATCATCAACTTTACCCTGAATATTTTCACCTATACGCATAAACGTATCGCCTCCTCGTCCATTGATAGGTGGCGCATTGTTCAAATTATTCGTCGTAGCGATAAGGCTCCCGTTCACATATAGATTCAACGCTGCTGTCGCACTATCATATGAAGCAGCCAAATGGGTCCAGTTAAGGGCAGGAATGGTTCCGCCCAGCAGCTTGTAGGTTGTTCCATCAAGCAGTCTGTATCCGGCATAGGCGGTCAATACTCCATTATTGGTTGCAATGCCCAATTCATAGTTACAGGCATAATCCGACGTTCCAATCTTCTGCACGGCTCGACGGAGAATGGAACCGGAACCGCCCGCCACACTGTCCGGTTTGACCCAGCCTTCCACCGTCCATGCCAGCAACCGTTGATCACTGGCCGAAGGTACGGTTAAATAATCGTCAGCAGAGCCGCCCAGAATTAACGCGCGATTAATCGGCGGATCGACCGGATTGGCCGGACTTGTTCCCGTGTTGCGCTCTACGTCATCGGTCAGTCCATCGTCATCCGTATCCATTAAATCCGGACGACTTCCCAAATCCTGTTCAATCAGATTTACCACTGTATCGCCATCACGATCTTCTGCCTTATCCAACACGCCATCCTGATTGGTATCTTCCCGCCAGGGGTTGGTTCCGGACCAGTACTCGTAACCATTTTTCAAGTCGTCGCTATCGGGATCGCCATCGGCTCCGTTGATGCCATCGGCAGAGAAGGGATCCAAATGATTAATCATTTCCCACGCATCGGGCATCCCGTCGCCATCGGAGTCATCGGCACCGCGCCAGTCGGCTCCCAGCACCGGCGCAACCGTAGAGGTCACCATGCTAAAGTTTTCTGTCAGCGCATAGCCCATATCACCATAATAGTAATCGCTGCGTTCGGCCCCGACACCCGTATTTTTCGCCTTGGCAGCGAAGTTCTCCGCGGATGTTCCACCGTCATCGAACCGGTAACAGGCTTTCAACGCCGAATTTGTCTGCGACACCAGATTTCGGCGGCCGGCTTCCACCTCATCCGCCGTCAGGGCTTTTGTCCAAATGCGCACTTCGTCCATATACAATTGATCGGCAAAGGACTGATCATCCGATTGCGCCAACGTAACATTGGTGACCGATCCGAATAGATAGCCGGAAAGCGCCCCCTCATAGATGCGTTGCTCCTGTACAAACACACCATCGACATACAAATCCAGACTGTTGCGGGATGGGTCCCATACCCCTGCTAAATAAATCCAGCGGTTTGTGGGCAATGCCGGTCCTTCGACGGCATAACGATAGCCACCAATCGTATGAAAAGAGATTCGAGGCGCGTTATTCGATAATTCAAGACGGTACGTAATCTGATTGGTAGATAACGGGCCGGGATTGTTCACCAGATATCCTGTCAGATTGGTATTCATGCACTTCACATAACATTCCACCGTCCAGCTTTCGCCATGAAGATGCGGACTAAATCCTTTTGTACTCCCCTCGGGATCAGGTATCTTTATGCCCAGTCCGTTGGTGATAAACGCGGCACGCTTGATAAAAGGCGACATAGAATGGACAGGACTGCTTCCGATGGTTCCACTGTTATAATATTCCTGCCGGATTTCCACATTGTCATTTATGCCGTCATCATCGGTATCGGTTCCGCGATGAGCTCCCAGACTGACTGACGGTTTTGCCGCGCCCCACGTTCCGTTTACCGGAGCATATGAATAATTGAACCAATAACTGTTCGTGATCGCGGGACGTGCAATCCCTGTCCCGCCGCAGGTGCTGTGCAGCGACCAGTTGTATTCATTGGGATTAGTTTCGTCGCCGGAGCCGTTAATGTAGGGGTTGTTTGTCGCTCTAGTCTCATCTTGGCCCCTGTATTCCTGATAATTTATCAGGGTATCGCCGTCGGGATCGCCCCAATATCCATTTACTCCTGTCGCATCTATGGGACTCAAATTATATTCCGCTTCCCACCCGTCAGGCAGCGCATCCGCATCCGTGTCATAATCTACGGGACTGGTCCAGCCCTGCCGTTTCAGAATCGCCTGAATATTCGTAATCGCAACAATATTGGATACACCTAATGATAACGGCGGCGAAAAGGCGCGCATCCCGGTCAGATCAACAGATGGCATTCCATTTGTACCCCAGCTCCACAAATCATTGCTGCCGCCTTCAGAAAATACTGCGAGCATACACTGTTCCCGATAAGTGGTCATGCCATCGGCATCCAGATCAGCGGCAATATTTACTCCCGTGCCCGCGTTGGGATCAATGTTCACCCCGTCATACCAAGAAAATTCAAAACTATCCACCAATCCATCCCCGTCAGTATCATAATTTCTGGGATCCAGGTCATCGGAAGAAATCGCTTCGGCAACCGCTTTTCCTACCGCAGCCGCTACGTCCTGCTTAATCCGGGGCAACCCGTCCACGCCCAGATATTCCTGGACATTATACAGCCCGTCGCCATCCATATCCGTCCAGGCATCGGGAACCGAAGGATTCAATCCTGCGCCATCAGCATAGCGTTCGTATTCCCAGCTATCGTCCATTCCATCGCCATCGGTGTCGAAATGCCCGGCATCCAGCAGGGTAATATTTGTGATCGATTGCGGAATGCTGTATTCCTGCAGATTGCTGAGACCATCCAAATCATAATCAGCTCCCGCCGACTGAGCTAAAGATCCAAAACTATAGACTTCATACCAATCCGGCAGTCCGTCACCATCCGTATCATCCGTGATTTCAAGATTCAGCCCATCGACGCCCGTGGGCAGGGTCAAATAATCAATCGTGGTCACACTGGATGCCGGCTCCCCGATATCGTATTTCAGGTCATTATCACCATCGATCCAGGCGAGAATTTGATAATAGCCATAGGTCGGAAGTTCTGTCAGAGGACCCAGTCCAAAATCTACGGCTACGGGCAGGTTTGTGGTCAATACGCGCAGCAAACGCGTCTGATTGGTAAAAGGAGTACCAATCACTTCGCTGTTGGCATTCCATACTCCCACAACAAACTGACCATATCCCGACGCATCGCCTGGCGGAGCATAGCGATTTTCCCAATCTGATGAATTTATAAGTGTTCCACTTACGCAACGTACGCCTGATGTACTCGTTCCCACATAACGGTAAAAATTCGTCATGGAGATGGTATTTCCGTTGGTCACCGTCAGCGTGACATCGACAGGAACCTCCCACCCGTCTATCTCCTTAAACGTCACGTTAAAGGAACCGCCCACATCCACAGAAGTTGATTTTCCACTGGTCAGCCAGTCGCCATGTTCTTCAGTAACTTTCCACCCCGCATCCTCGGATACCGCATCCCATAAATCTGGTTCCGTTCCTGATTCCGCATCCAGATACACATACAGCAACGCAGGTGCCACCACGGCTCCGCCGTCATGGAATGCTACATCGCCATGCAGTGTGCCGGCATGAATCCATTGCTCATTCCAGTCAGTGAGGTATTTGTAGTCCTGCGTTCCATGCGGCTGATGGTATGGACCGTATGGATAGGCTGGCGTTCCATTGGTAACGGCCTGTTTATCATCAAAACGAAAATAACAGACCAGTTCATCCAATGTTGGTTCGACAGTAAGCTGCCAATTTTGGTAGACTTCATCCGCCGTCAACCCATCGCTCCACAGCCGAACTTCATCCAGCCGACCCTGAAATCGCTCGCCGATGCGCACATAAACTTCACCACCCAGTCCATTTTCCGGCGGTGCGGCACTGAACGTCGTATTTGAGGCTGCCAGAGTCCCATTGATGTAGATCATCAAAGCCGCTTTTCCACTATCGTACGTTGCGGCAAGATGTGTCCACGTATTCAGAGGGACAGATCCGCCGGTTTGTATATATCGCTTACCATCATTCATCACGTAACCGGCATAGACCTGCAGCGAGCCAGCCACATTGGTAACACCCACAATGTAATTCATGGCGTCGGTTCCGTCGGCCAGCTGCTGCACCACACGGCGCATAACAACCGCGTCATCGACGACCTGTGAAGGATTGACCATAGCTTCAATGCTCCAGCTGTTCAGCCGGTAGCGAAACGCTTGTGGTACATCGATGTACGAATCAGCACCGCCGCCAAATTGCATACAGCGCGAAATGGCCGGGTCTTCAGCCGATGCAGGACTGCTTCCTAACCCCACTTCTTCAGGGTCTGACAACGAATCGTCATCGGTATCGATATTATCAGGGCGAGAGGTCAACCCCTGTTCGATGACATTCACCACAGTATCCCCATCAAAATCTTCCTGGTCATCCGTAATACTGTTTCCATCGGAATCCTTTTCCTGCGGATTGGTATGCGACCAGTATTCGTACAGATTCTCCAATCCATCCCCGTCGGGATCACCTTTTGCACCATACGGCCCATCCAATGCCCCTTCACTGGTTTCTCCAGCCGTTCCGTTGTCGTATGGATCAAGGTGATTTACCATTTCCCATGCGTCTGACATCCCGTCCAGATCCGAATCGTCGGCACCATAAGCCGCCGCACTGCGAATCGGAGGAATATTCGTCATTTCCAATGACACCGCATTCTTATCCAGCGCATAACCGAAATCACCAAAGCGATAATTTTCCGATGTTACATTTTTCAGACTGTTTTTGGCTTTGCGAGCAAAGTCTTCAATAGAATTCCCGCCGTCATCAAAACGATAATACGCCAGCAAAGACTGATGAGTGAAGCCGCCGCTCTGATCTTTATCATTATAATAAACGCTGGACACCGCAGAGCCTGCCTGCCCTTCAGTCAATGTTCCAAACACATGCATAATGAGCGTATCATCCAGCTGTTTATACACGCCGTCGCCATTATCAATCCAGTAATTGCTCAGATAATTGTAAACATTAGCCAACGCGACGCCCGGTTCGCCATCAAAAAGCGATCCGCCATGAACCAGCACCGTATCTTTATTCCGATAATAGAACGACTTGCCATCAGAACTGATCCAGACATCATCGCCGGCATCCTGCGGTACCAGCTTGTGTGCATATGCATCAATCGCTGCAACCGGACGGGCAATCCCCCAGATACGCACTTCATCGAGATATAATTCATTCACAAACGACCCATCGGGCGAGGCGGCCAATCGCAAATCATTTGTTGCCGGATGCATGAGAATAGATGCACATTCTCCCGCAACCTTTTGCTGAACAGCCAGTGCACCTCCAATATAGAGATTCAAACTGTTATTGCCATGATCCCATGAGCCGGCGAGATGAATCCATTGATTGGTGGGCAGCCGATTCGCAGCCAACTGATAGAGCTGCCCGCCTGTATTGCTGGATCGCAAAACAGGGATGTTATTGGATAGCTGCAAAGAATAAACAAGACGGGATTTGGGGCCCAGTGCTGTCTCAAAATAAAATAAATTGCCCGTTAAATTGGTGTTCATCAACTTTACCATGCATTCGACAGTCCAGTCACGACGCTGCAAATCAGGGCGTACACCTGCCGGCATCATATTGGTTGATCCGTCATGTTCTGGATCGAAAAGCAGAATACCCGATGCGTTCGTGATTAAAACTGACCGCTGAATATAGGGATCGCTGGAATACACGGGACTGGATGCGGCATCACCAATCGATGACTGTATTTCATCGTAATCATTAAAGCCGTCATCATCGCTGTCCAGACCGCTGTCTGCACCTATCGATAATGTTGGCAGCGCCCCGCCCAAAGTCTGCAATCGATTCAGTTGCGTTCCATCACGTGGATCACCATCATCCACATACAGCAGGTACTCGCTGAACCAGCGCCATAAATAGGTGGAATCAGGACGCCAATTGTGCGTATTTGGATTTGTTTCGTCACCCGTTCCATTGATATATGGATGCGTCGTAAAACGGTTCCCGTCCTGCCCGATATATTCTTCAAAATTCATAATGCCGTCATTGTCAGGATCGCCATAAGGTCCGTTGTCCCAGCTGGCACTCCCTGAATAGACATAGCCGTCGTCTCGCGGATCCAATCCAAAATCCACTTCCCAGCCATCAGGAAGCAGATCTTCATCGGTGTCATGTCCAGGCGGAATAGTCTCATCAACATAAATGTAGCCCGTTCCTTCGGTAGGATCAGTCCATTCCTGATCTCTTAGCTGCGACCGCACACTCGGAATCGGCAGCGACATATTCAATCCGAGATCCAGATTAGCACCGACAGATGTCATCAGGCGAATATAGATCGTCTCCGTTGTTTCCAGTGTTACCGTATAGGTGCTGAAATGAAATGGATACACGTCATCCCACAGCCACGCATTCCCCGTTCCTGCACCTTCCCGAAATTCACTCAGCAGGCACTGCTCGCGAAAATTACTTAATCCGTCCAGATCGGAATCGGCCTGGGCAATGGACATGGTTGATTCATTATTATCTGCTGCGGAATACGGATCAATGCCATTGTCCGGGTCATACCAGGCCGCCTCGAAGGAATCTATGAGCAGGTCATTATCGGTGTCTACATTAAGGGGGTTTAAATCGTCTGTCCCGCCCGCAGTCATCCCCACCACCAGCATATTGGTCGTGTTGGCCTGAGAACTGGATGATTTTTGTTTATAGCGAGGATAACCATCTACACCACAGTACTCCTGCAGGCCAGAAAGACCATCCCCGTCGTAATCCAGCGCGACATTGTCAAACACCACGGGGGAACACGAGGTGATCCCCGATACGGTATACTTCATTTCATAATAATCATCCAGTCCGTCTCCATCGGTATCCCAGTTGGCAGGATTCATATTGGTTTCGTCGAACTGATATTCTTGAAGATTGGTCAGTCCATCTTCGTCGGGATCATCCCCCGCCGCATAAAGTGTCGGACTGCCAAAATATTTAATGAGCCATGCATCCGGCACGGTATCTGCCGCCATCGTTGGTGATACAACCATTCCGGTAATCCCGAGAAAGAACAACAACAGCGCTTTTTTCATGTCAGACCGCCCTAAAGTTATTATATCGTTTGTATGACAACGCGTACAACATCACCCTTGGCATCAACAACGGATACCGATGTATAACCTGAAACACTGGTGGCTGTAAATGTTACCGAAGACCCCGTCGACGGGCTGATGTTTCCGCTCAAGGTGCGATCTACAAACCAACTGTAGGGCGCGGTTCCGCCTGATGCACTCAAAACGGTTTTGGCCTGCGCTTCGATGGCCGTGGAACCTGCACTCATCTGCAATGAAGCACCGGTTCCCTGTTGCGGATCGGCTACACTGCTGTCTTCTGAATAGGGATTTTCGTTGAAATAATCATTCACTCCCACTGTATCTGGATTATCACTGGTCTCACAGCCTGTGAGAAACAAGATTCCTGTTAGCAGGACTACCGCGCCGTATCCGATTATTCGCTTCATATCATCACTCCTGAATATCAATTATTCTCTGTAAATTAATCTTTCCATTATGAATAGAACCAAGCCGCCACTCATACCGCCGTTCATTGAATAGAACAGAAACGTTATCTCCGACGTGAACCAATCGCCCGTTTACCACAAGCATGGGCTCCCCACCCATTTGACTGATGCCGGATATATTCAGCATTTTTCTGGCCTTGCTCCATTCATCGACCTGCCTAGGCTCGACCGCAACAACCGTCTCCACTTCCAGTTCATCGTCCTTAAACCAGTCCGACGGATAGTAGCCCGCGGGCCAAAACGGATCTCGAAGACGTTCAGCCGGCTGTGTTTCGTCATCTACTTCGGAAATCGTGACGTCAGCCATCTCTGCGGGAAGCTCGTCCGCACAGATACCTATTCCATTCAAGACGGTAAAAAACAATGCACTACATAGGAATCGGCGCAACATGGTTTCCTGCCCCTTCTTTTTTCGGCATTGCCAGTCCTTTCAGACTGGTCGGCCATTCTAATATTACCGACACACGATGCGTTGTGAAATCCTGGGCATCGGCTCGGATACTTAAATAGCTCACACGTAAATAGGGATTTTGGGCGCACATTCCTCCGACAAATCGTACTATTCTGTCAAAATCGGCTGCCAAGTCCAACTGCACCGCATATCTGGAAAATGATGCATCAGGACGAGACTCCCTCAACACCTCTGTAACCATGTCAACTTGTACATCTTCTTCTCGAGCAGTAGAATACACCAGTTCTGTTACCCATGAATATTTATTGTTTTCATTGGGTAAATAGGATTTTTTCAGAGTGGACAACTGCGTTTGGATTTCTTTGAAATCGAATTCAAGTCGCTTTTCGCGGCGAACAATCCGCTCAAGTGATTCACTTTCTGACTGAAGCTCTTCCAGCGTTTTCTGCGGCGACCCGTCGTCAGCAGCCGTTCCGCCACCCACATCCACCAGGGAGTACACTACAGACACAACAATGGCGATCATCATGATTCCCAGTGCAATGTACTGCTTTTGCTCTTTTGTTAATTGTGAGATATCAATAGCCATATTAATCAACCAATGCTCCTATGGCCGCACCTATGGCCGCAGCAAAGCGGCTCTTTTCCGTTGCCAGGTGTGCCGGCCAGTTTTCCTTGCCATCTTTCAAAAGAGCAACAGGATCCCAACGAATCAGTTCCATTTCTAAGGTTCTTCCAAGATGCTCACAAAGCAGCCCCGACTGGGCCATGCCCCCTGATACATAGACCTTCTCAACACGCTGCTTTGTCTTCCGTGAGATAAAATCGCGTGAAATCGACAACTGTCGAACCAGTGGCGAAAACACCACATCGAGGGAACTGGAAACGTCTACGGATGCCCCCTGCAATATCGTCAACGCCATATCATCATCCACCCCGAGATCATTTTTGATGCGTTTTTCAATCTCGCGCACTCCTGATGTCACACGAGAAACCAGTGTCATTTTCCCTGAATCTACAAACGCGGCGGTTGTCGTGGTCGCCCCCATATCAAGCAGGCAGACCGGCTCACTGGCTATCTCACTTTTGTGCAGTGTCAATACAGCTTGAAATGCGGCCAGTCCGGAAACTTCCAGTGAAACCAGTGCCGGCGGCCCCACAGCAAACGAAGACAGAGCCTGCTGAACATCTGCCTCGGGAATCGCTACGCCCAAAAGGAGACTCTCCTGTTTTCCCTTGCCTCGCTGAATATAATCGCAGGCGGTCCGAAAAGAATTATCCACATTCATCTGCGCATTTAGGAACCCTGCGTTTTCCATTCCATCCGATGAAGTGCTCATAATCCTTATTACAGCACTGTCCGCCGTATAGCACATAGCGGCATAGTTGGCTAAATATTCTTTAGGCAGGGTTACATCAAAAAAAGTGTCACCACATGGAAACAATTCCGCACCGAGAAGACTCAGTTCATTTTTGACTTTTTTCAGCCGCACAACTTTCACCCCGCTGGTAGAAAAATCAATCCCCAGCAGCTCCTGCGGAGCTTTTTTTGCATTGCCATTGTATTTCTTCATCTACACATTCCGCTCCCTCTACACGTCATCTTTTGACCGTAGTCTATGCACCGGCCTCCACGATAACAATGCTAAAAAAGCCGTTTTTTTGATTTTCGATGCGCTGCCTTGTAAACTCCGAAAGCAAACACGACGCCAATTAAAAGAAAGAGTATAATGCGCAGGACATGGTGACCCGGCGGGTGCCTTTTTTCAAATGCATGCGCGGTACTTTGCTTTACAGGCCAGGGCGGCTGTTCCATGGCATTTTTTATCTGTAGATGCTCATATTCGGCATGTTCCCTAGCATGACCCATTTGTTCGTCATACGTTCGCCGCTGCCGCTCACGTAGCGCAATCGCTTCTTCCGGAGAAAGCCGGAGATTTACGGCACCAGCCGATACGGTCGTCAATAATACGATGACATAAACCAGATGACGACCTGTTCTCATGGCAGCAGAACCTCCCGCCACCCTACTGTCTGGCAGGGTGCCAATGACGTGGGCAGATAAAAATATGTGTCTATGGAATCATGAGCCATGTCACCCAGTCGTATATCCCAGTTAAAATACATCAGCCCATTGGGTATAATGCATTCATCACGCGCCACGACACAGCCGTTGAATTCAGCATTATTGCCAAAATATCCGGCCATAAGGTGATTGTTATACAGCACCGCATCCACTCTCGCAGGTTTATACAGACCCGTTCCTGCATATTTTATGAAATCAGAATCACTGAGTGATGATTCAAAAAAACGTCGCGAAGGACTGCCTGCGGTATCTCCCTGCTGATAACCGCCATCTTTTGCTGTATAGTTTGCGTGAAACCAATAATTGGAGTCTGAATCCACAGAGGTGCAATAACCAATTGACGCATCGCTTTCATCGACGATATACGGACTGGTAAAATTAGGCGTTGTGTACTTTATCATCGTCGATGTCAGCCAGCTTGACGAAGTGTAATTACCCACGATGATATTCCCTTTGGCGGCCAATCCTAATAAATCTTTATCGGCATTGCCGGCCGCAGTGGCATAGGGATTTGAATCCGGCTTGCTCCATTCAGGATTGGCAATACGTTCCAAATCATCCACTATGTGTACGTTGCGACCGGCGTAAATCGTTCCCTGCCCCTTATAATACCCCCCGATAATCACATCACGCGCTACAACCACAGCTCCGCTGATCACAATGGGATTGGCTGCGGTTCCTATAATCGCAATACAACCGCTGTCATAGCCATTGGTCACACCGCTGGGACCTGGCGTATTGGTGGTGCAGAACTGCGATACGACCACGTTTGTTCCAAGCATCAGTGTGCCTCCCGTAATGGCCGCATAATTGGTATAACTGCTCAAATCTCCAAGGTAAGGCATCTCCAATTGTCCGGCATTGGTCACTGCGGTTTTTGCCGGATCATACCCCATGGGCCAATGGGTAATGGATGCGTTGGAAAAATCCGGCGGATCCATAGGACGGGCTTTACTGCCGTTTACACTGGTTAAGTAATCATTGCGATCCCAGCTGTTGTAATTTCCGACACTTCTGTTTGCCACATAGGGCTGGCCGTTTAAACGAAAGGGATCGGAACGAAAATCCATGTCGTAATTAGAACGGATGTCGCCGTTCATGATCACATTTACCCCGTAAAACCATCCGAAATTGTTAATGAAATACGCGTAATTGAAAATACGTGACGTTTCCAGTCCGTATTCGACATGTTCTTCGACGGCACGCACCACACCGTCTCGGCGCCCTACCCCCTGCAAAACCAATCGGCGGAACGGATATATCCCAGTAATACCACTTTCCACTCGAAGCACTTTGACTGTGACCGAGCATGACGGATATACAGAAACCGACTGAAGGGTGGATAGATCACAGGAATAATCGGTTCCCATCCAGTTGATCCCAATGAGCTGCCCGGTTTCATCCACCGTGTCAAACCAGTTAAAGGCAGAGTTCTGCTGTGCTTTGGTTCTGAAGAAACTGGAAAACGTGCTGAAAATCTCGTATTTGGCCTGTTCAATTGCGGACTGCGCCGCCAGCATACATTCATCGGAATCCTGCCAATGCTGCGCAGTATGTATGGCCTGCTGATTCATGTAGACCAGCGATGCCGCCACGATGCCCATCGCTGCCGTCAGGGCTACAACCACCGGCAGAACAAAACCGCCACAGCCTCTTCCGCCTGTTTTAATCATTAACAACATAGGTCGCAATCCTGTACCGATTAGTAAAAGTACGCCCGGATTTGCCGAACGTAAGTGAGTAATCACAAGAAACAACGCGCTGATCAAACACGGCATGCTCCAGCTTGCACTGCATCGATTCGTTGGCCAGAGCCCTCCGTGCGTCACTGCTGAAGCCGCCTGTCGGAATTCCGCTGGTCGATGTTCCGGTGCCTGTAAAACAGTACAATCGGTCGGGTTTTGCGCCGGCACTGTACGAGGATATATCCGGGTGCTGCCATACCGAAAAATAGGTGTTGCTGACACTGGGCAGCATAAATGTAATGGATCCGGAATCAGCCGAATCAGCAACCTGCATGGAACTGGATGACGCACTCCGCAACCCCTCCGCCTGTGAAATGCCGCGCAAAATACGTTCTCGGGCCAGCCGACCCTGCTGCGCCAGATAAAACTGGCAGAAATGATCTCTCCAGATTTTATGACTTTGCAACAAGACATCGGTCATCGTTCCAAGCACCAATCCGCCAATGGCCAATACCATCAGCAGTTCAGGCATGGTAAAACCTGACCGCGCGCATTCCCGGTAGCGCCTGATTGAGAAAGGCCATCGGTTCATTTTCTCCTCCGCTCATTATTATAACGACGTATTTTAAATGAAGATCCCGGATTGCCCGTCAGTGTGTAGGCGGGCGATGGCCATACCTGTACTTCAATATCACTGTAATCCCCATAGTTCACAATACCTGTGCGAATCAGCCCGTTCGTAGAAAACATACAGTACTCCGGCGTGGCTGATTCGATGACGCGATTATTACGCAACTGCGTAGTAAAATCTCGGTAGAAGTAATCCCATAATGTATCAAACGCGATCCCCTGCGATTCCATTTTTGCTCGTGAAAACATAAAAACCCGATAAGACCGCACCATCTCCGTACTGACCACCGCTACAGCAAAAACCACAACGGCCGACGCAATAATCACTTCGACCAATGTAAATCCTCTGCGTTGTATTTTTCGCTTTTTCATTCTTCGATCACGTAAATATACCCGTTATTTCTGCTGCGAAACTGACCTGTCACCAAATTACCGTCATCAATAATACGATCGATAATCGCCATTTTTGCGGTGCTTAACTGCGGCTTGTAGACCGAAACACCTGTCAGTCCCCCAAACTGGTTATAATCCCAATCCCATTGTCCCCCCAGCGGACGATCAGCAGCCCAGTTTAAACCGGCAGAATCTAATTTTTCAGCCTGAAAAATGGCGGCCATCCCCGGAACAGAAGAGGATGGAGTTCCGTCCGGCGGATACGCACCGTTATCCAGCTTGTACAATTCAAATGCCTGTACAAACAATCT carries:
- a CDS encoding prepilin-type N-terminal cleavage/methylation domain-containing protein, with the protein product MKKRKIQRRGFTLVEVIIASAVVVFAVAVVSTEMVRSYRVFMFSRAKMESQGIAFDTLWDYFYRDFTTQLRNNRVIESATPEYCMFSTNGLIRTGIVNYGDYSDIEVQVWPSPAYTLTGNPGSSFKIRRYNNERRRK
- a CDS encoding prepilin-type N-terminal cleavage/methylation domain-containing protein — its product is MNRWPFSIRRYRECARSGFTMPELLMVLAIGGLVLGTMTDVLLQSHKIWRDHFCQFYLAQQGRLARERILRGISQAEGLRSASSSSMQVADSADSGSITFMLPSVSNTYFSVWQHPDISSYSAGAKPDRLYCFTGTGTSTSGIPTGGFSSDARRALANESMQCKLEHAVFDQRVVSCDYSLTFGKSGRTFTNRYRIATYVVND
- a CDS encoding prepilin-type N-terminal cleavage/methylation domain-containing protein encodes the protein MRRGFTLTEMVIVTAIIALITAIGIPSYRYAAERYEMQRFASDLRLFVQAFELYKLDNGAYPPDGTPSSSVPGMAAIFQAEKLDSAGLNWAADRPLGGQWDWDYNQFGGLTGVSVYKPQLSTAKMAIIDRIIDDGNLVTGQFRSRNNGYIYVIEE